The window aagaaaaataagaaacttACTGTGTTTCTCGTCCGGATGAAATCAACTGATCACCAAATTTCTTTGTTGGAAAGCTAGCGACCACAACTGGTTCCAACCCATGGATCCCACGTTCAAGCTGTTCAAGGAACAAAAAAGGAAGTAATGAAAAAAGTGGCCATTTGCAGAGCCAACGAGTATCATTCATCAAAACCCAAAGGCTATACAAATTAATCTTTTCCAGGGCAATCCAATGCTTCAAAAACTCTAATACAGTTAATTTTGCGTGTCCAGACAGTCCAAAAGAGCGAAGAAATGATCAAAAGAACAAAATGACACGTACATATAAGAAGTAGAAAAATCAAACTCTACAAACTGCAGTAAAATTAAAGAGAGGAAAACAATATTTCCAGTAAGCCAAGACTGCCCAATCGTCATCATGAACATCGGTATGGACCCAAGTATACCAAAAAAACCAAATACAAGAATTCTTTTTTCCCTGTTTCAAACTTATATATGTCTTGAGATAAATCAATTCTGGATAATGTTTGAACGTTGAACAAAGCCTACTCCTTCACAACGAAGTACTTTGAAAGGACATGTATTGTTTCTGGTACAGGTAAGACTCTCCCTTTATCCACAGAGCCAAAAGTAACACAAGTTATTACCAACTACACGACTCGAAACAATGCCTCAAAAACACCAAGTACACGGATTTCTCGGCTTACGGAGCAGAAAAAAGGAGAAGGGTGACACAAGGAAACAAACAGTACACGAACTTACCATGCCGAGGTCGGATCTGGCGGCGGCCGCAGCAGCAGGGAGAGCCATTCTGGAGTTCCTGAGGTGAATTCTAGCGCAGATGAGACGGGTGCAAACGAACACTATGAACATGGTGCTCACCGCGAATCCGATCACCGTCATCACCAAGTTAAGCCCCGGCGAGATCATGATTCTTCCCCCGACTATTCCCCACTTCACTtcaccttccccttccccttcaaaaGACACCGCGACTACCTTCCATGAAGCCGTTCCGGATCAGCGGTGTCGGAAAATTGCGTCGATCACTTGAACCCTAGGCGGCGTGGGCGATAGGAGGGGCAGGCGAGGAACTCCGCTTCCCCGCAATGGAATAATCCATGGAGACGGAGAAGGAGAAGACGAAGGGGGAGGAGAGGAGGCCAAAGGGATCCGTGGCGGAGTGAGGAAGGAAGAGGCGATTAGAGGAGAGGCGAAGGCCCGCCGATCGAGACGGCGACGAAGAAGCAGCAGCACAAAGCGCAACTTGCCACGGGCTCGTGTTTACTCCCAACCCCACTAACCATCTTTCATCGCCATTATGGTTTCGTTTATCTTTTCCAGGAGCCTTATCTCGGTTTAGAGTAACCATTTCATCCGCCCGAGATATACGAGAAGAACATTCAGGGGCGATGTGGCCTTTCACTGACCCTACGTGTCTTGGCAGGTTTCGTAGGTGACGTCGCTCTGGAACATTTTCAGGGACGATTCAGCCGCACCTGTGCCCGCATTCGTTTCGAATAATTTAGGACCTCTTTTTTATTGGTATGACAGCATTTTATAATGTCTTATATAGTGTGTATGACATTGATGTAGATATATACAGAAATACTACAGCTAGCTGTGAATGCTCTCAACTAGCCATACTGATATGGACATGAATTGATTATTTTCTTGTATAATTGACCAACAAACAATTTAAATGCTAGGGGTGAGAATCTCTCTAGGTGAATTCACAAttaagttttcattttttttttaattttcttttaattttgttaTGTATAAATCCCTATGTACATGATGGGTGGTCCTAACAAGTATTATAATATaaccaaattttaaatttattttttgtgttgactagtgctcctatttcATACTTATCCATTCTTTAttgtattatatacatatatatatatatatatatatatatatatatatatatatatatatataacacaataTTGAATGTATTATTTGTTATCTATCTTGGTTAGTTGACAATCATTTAAATATTAGACCAAAGATACTGAAATTTAAAATTAGTATAAATATTCTTAAACACCAAAAATGTTTTATTTCTATAATTaatgtatcattttttatttttcttggatgAATGCAAACAGGGAAATTCTTAATATTTGGCATAACATATATGCTAGGGTAAAATGTGAAAggataaatatcttatttaatttattttaaggaTAAATATGTGAAAACCTTAATAAAAAGGGGAAGTTTGAATGGGAGGGATCATAACTTTTATAGGTCAATGAAAGCACTACAAATTAGTATTACTTATGTTTTACTACTTTCTATTTCCAAATATAAATACTTTTAAATGCTCCTTGAGAAAGAAAGTTTTTTGGTTGATTCATTTGTAAATGATCATTGATTTTCTCAACTTgtcattattatttttgaataggaaaataattcataaaaggAAGGTGGACATATATGGAACAACCTCTTGGCAATCATAGTATAGTAATAAGAATAATAGTAAGAGTGGTAAATAAAGATATCATGGATATGTGACAGAATTGTTCTTTCCTGATCATCTTGGTTTTGCCTAATAACGTGAAGTGCCAACTGATGTGATTGCTTGTGGCAGTCTTTGTTATATGAACCAATGTGCTCTTCTTCATCACTTGCCTCAGTATATATAATTCTAAGTTATGGCAcccaatccaatccaatccaatccatTCTCTTCTCCAACTAAAGCGATGGATGGAATGCGAGGTAGGATTGTTTCCATGCCGTCCGTACATTCGTGTGGCTACGTTTTTTTGGGTGAATTAGGTAGATAGGGAATCGATATATCATCAAGTGAGAGACACAAATTGAGCATCTCCCGTTAGGCTTCCGATTTGGAAGTTGTGGCTCGCCTTTCTTGAGAGAGATTTAGTGTACTAAATTCTTGGTCAATTTTGACCATTAATGGAGAATCTGGTCGCTGTCACTTCTCATTATAATCGTCGGTTCTTGATGAGACCTTTCGAAGTAAGCATAATAGTTCAATTGTGGTTTGACATAATAATTTGAGAAGACTTAATTTCTTTCCCACCATGGGATAAAAACTTATCAGGAATTGTTGTTTTCATGGTAGGGAGAGAGATTTGACCTTTCAAGGAATCTTTCGTCAACCCAAGAATGAGAGATATGCGTTTGACTTTTCAAGAATTGTTGTTCTGAGCAGTTTATGCATTTTTTGGGTCAACTATAAAATAAAGAATTAATACTTTATTatcgaacatgaagaacttcgtgCTGTAGTAACATAGGccatgttttcttcttcttctcggccTATTTGGTACACAATGCCCTCAAATTTAATGTCGACTCTTCTTTTCATTGGTCCATTTAACAGcccaataataattttatttgtagCATAAGAGATGGGGTTGACCGTTTTGGAAAACATATCATAGTGCTTAGTTCACTATTATATGAGTCTTACGTATGTCATTTaatctaataaatttttttatttaattaatacaATTCAATAATcattgcctatatatatatatatatatatatatatataaagagttaTTGCGTCACGAATGGATCGTGGACAGTGAATCTAAATGACGAGGAACAAAAACGCTTCGTTATGGGTAGTTAGTCCGCCCATAACGACAGGTCCATGTAGTGTTCGTCAACCCGATCCCAATCGAACCCTCTTTGCATGGCCAGTGGCGTCAGCAGCATTCCTCTCGCCATGTCATCCAGCAACCCTGGCATGTTGAACAGCGCCTCCTCATCCACAAACAAAGCGGATGGCATCCAAGCTGCGGCCTCCGGAGCTGCAACCGCCTCCCTCCCATCCGTTGCCGGTGTTCTTCCAGCTTCTCCTGGCGCGGCAGGCGGCATTGTCGACGACGATGAAAACTGCTGCGATCTCGTTTCCGAAGCGCCAAACATCTCGGCAGCCTCTGCAGCGGCGCGGCGGACGTCCTCCGCGGCGGAGGACGTCGCTCGCGGCAGAACCCAGGCCGAGTCTGGGAAGTTGAGGTGGGCCGATTCGCCCCGGAGCGCGATGGCGGCCACGTCGTGCGCTCTGGCAGCCACCTCCGGCGTCCGGAACGTTCCCAGCCAGATGCGGCTTTTCTTGCGGGGCTCCCGCACCTCGCATACCCACCTGTCGCCGTTGCGCTCCCGCACGCCGTGGTACACCGGGTGGCGCGTCTCCCGAAACTTCTTCCTCCCAGCCTTCCGCTTGGGTGAAGGGGCCGTGGCGCGTGAGGCCGGCGAAGAGCACGCGGTCGAGAGGCCCGAGGGGAAGCGCTGATTGGAAGAGGAGgtgaaggaggaggacgacgagcaCGAGGAGGAGGAATCCTCAAAATCCATGGGAGTCAGTAATGAGGAACAGAGGGCGGCGACACGGGGGTTTAAGTGGGAGCTGCTTCCCTCGAGGCTCGGCGTGCTTAATATACGCTGAGAGAGCGGTCGGACAGCGTTTGGGCCATGTCGAAATCGACAGCGGGTCGCACACGCGAGAGACGTGGTACTGACAAAAAGGCTCCCGGGGAGAAGTAATAGGGCATCGTCGCCACGTGAGGAACAGGCAACGTGGGACGGATCGCGGCACCCGGTAAGGAAAACGTGTTCCTTATGCCCCGCCCTCATcacgcgagttcctttttggccgTTGGATCACCGAAGACTCGTGGGGCTTTAAGATTCGAGAACATCTGCGTGATACGTGTCGATGTTCCAGAAAGCCGCCTCCGACTGCCGCGCTTCGTACGGGGTTTGCGGCACGACCGGGGCGTCAACCAAGGGAAGGGCCGCCGCTTCTGTCAGGCTCATAGTCGTGAGGTAAAAGCATGCCTGGGTGGGTCGACGACTTAGCGCCACCATCTCCGCTCCCCTCCGTCCGTATCTATGGTGGCCGACAACATACAAGTCTCTTACATCTTCACTTCACACATGAATATTATCAAACGTCCATCATCGATAAGCTTAAAATCTTTATCAAGAATAATAATGCATGAGTTACCACGTCCAAAGTAGTTGTGTCATTTTATGGGGTAGGTTGAGTTCTTATGGTCACGTCAGCCATTGTCCGCCTTCCGTTCGCTGAAATGACACAACAAGTTGCAAAGCGTTGGTTGAAATGACACAACGAGTTGGAAAGAGCTCGTCGTCGTCCACGAGAACCTCAACGAACGGAGACCGTAAAATGGACGGAGCACAATTGCAGACTAGAGAATCCAAAGTTGGCTTCCTTCGAGTCAATGTAAAAGTGGTAGGGTCGGTGCTGGCCAGCCCTGGATGCATGCATAGCTTCAGAGCCTGCCAAACTTGTGTTGCTAGCCTTTATTTCTCAAAGAAAGCATGCAGCACGAGGATGATCAGAAGCAAGTTGACCGAAGAGACTTGTATGTTATAGGGTTCTTGTTAATCCTCctgtttttaaatactacatcagttttagtcgaaatgattttttttactcgtatcatagtattctattttttctttgCTCCTCGATCCCCAACAGTGATAAGTTAGACATCATCCTCCATTAATCAAATTACTCATCACTTAATCCAATCTGATTGTGCCTTTGATCGAACATATCAAAGCTATCAATCCATCGGTCCAATCCAGATTTGAACTAACAATGATCCGTTAAGCGGATATGACAACTAAACCTAGACGAGATCGACATTTCCGTAGCGATTGGAAGCCGGACCTGCGTTTGCCGCCCGTTTCCATTTCCTTTGCAGCATCCACCTCGCGGCCGGCGGCTCTAACTGGAGCTGCCGCCACAGTAGGCTACCAGAACACCGAGTCCTGGGTGGTCGATCCCTGGTGCATGGCCGAATCCCTGGAACTGATGGCCGGGAATGGTGCAAACCGACATAGACGACTGAGACGTCGGCCTCAGTGTAAGCGTGGCCCAACCTGGCGAAGAAGAGCAAACAATCCTTAGTCGGCGTCTGCATGCATCATCAGTTCACGTGCGTGAGCCCGAACACGTATTATAAGCGGATTCATCATCTGAAACGTCTGGTCGACGTCAAAGTGAGAGCGATCATGATCACCTCAAGAGAACCGCTCTTTGCAGCCAAAGCTTAGAGGCCATGCATAAAACTTCCTGTAGAATTACGAGTTGCGGATATGACGACAATAGTACAATCAAAATGCTCTCAGCAGCAGATTCAACATGAAGAGGAACTGCTCTTTCCAGCCAAAGCTTCGGTTTCCAGGATCATCTTTCGTTGTCGTCCAGGGTGTTCAACGAATGCACCCTTTTCTGCCGTATACATGAAGCTCGTCGTCTTAATTTAGCAACTTAATGAAGCTAAACATGAAGGACAAGCCTTACAAAACAAATGGTGAAGGGACACTCATCACTTTCGCGGCATGAGATGACGCCCGACACCGTCGACAAGAAACAGTCTTGCATCAAGTACATACAGTGTGATCTCAGAATCACGAAAGATCCATCTCTATGCGCTGACACGATCGAGAGCGCATGTCACGTCAATTTCCTCATGCTAGGGAATGTCCAATACCTATAATCGGCACCGACAGTGAAATATGCGTCACAATACTGCATTCCTGAGGCCTTTCTTTTGGTTTAGCAACCTGCAGTAGGATGTAGCAAGCTCGATAGTCTCAAGATTTAACACGTTCTTATGATATATTAATCTAAACAGTAGCACAACAGCTAGATAAAGCCTCTCCCACATAATAGCACTTCTATCATTGGCTGTACAACTCCAGTTCTTGATCTGGCAAACAAGTCATCATCCAGGCACTTCACAGTAACATATACGTGAATCAAAAGGAAGTTAAAGGGTTTCTGCTCGCATCTTTAAATGCTTTCTTCTCTAAAGCAAACACATTTACAAGATGAATCTGCAGCAAAGTACTATCATCAGAAACCCTGGACTGGACTTGATCTGTTTCTTCTGTTAGCTAAAATTTACTAGTTAGTAACTTTGAATAGCATCTTAGACATCATAGCAGCTGAGGAACCGAAGCAGACAGTAGCAAAGGCACACCAAGCCTGCATAGATCATCTACTTCTCGTTTAATTTCGGGTCCAAGAACTTAAT of the Musa acuminata AAA Group cultivar baxijiao chromosome BXJ2-10, Cavendish_Baxijiao_AAA, whole genome shotgun sequence genome contains:
- the LOC135624220 gene encoding dehydration-responsive element-binding protein 1F-like produces the protein MDFEDSSSSCSSSSSFTSSSNQRFPSGLSTACSSPASRATAPSPKRKAGRKKFRETRHPVYHGVRERNGDRWVCEVREPRKKSRIWLGTFRTPEVAARAHDVAAIALRGESAHLNFPDSAWVLPRATSSAAEDVRRAAAEAAEMFGASETRSQQFSSSSTMPPAAPGEAGRTPATDGREAVAAPEAAAWMPSALFVDEEALFNMPGLLDDMARGMLLTPLAMQRGFDWDRVDEHYMDLSLWAD